The Ornithinibacillus sp. 4-3 region GATTCAGATATAGTCATACTAGGAGTTTCCCGTACTTCAAAAACCCCGCTAAGTATGTATTTGGCAAATAGAGGACATAAAGTTTCAAATCTCCCGCTAATTCCCGAGGTTCCTTTACCTCAAGTTTTAGCAGAGGTAGATAGAAAAAGAATTATTGGTTTAATTTGTCATCCAGATAATCTATCTAGAATTAGAAGTAATCGTTTAGATTCTTTAGGATTGAATCATACTTCCAGCTATACAAACTTAGAAAAAATTTATGCTGAATTAGAGTATTCAAAACAAGTATTTAAAGAATACGGTGCTTATGTAATAGACGTTACAGACAAGTCAATCGAGGAAACAGCCTATATGGTAGAGGAATATTTGAAAAGCTTTGAGGAGCTAGGTCAAAGCTAGTTTTAATATAAACAAAGAGATTGGGACAAACGGAAAAACAAAGCTTGAAATCCGAACTATATTCAAATGAAGCGGAGGAAATATACGTAGACTCCTGTGGGAAAGCGAAGTGTGAAGACCCCACAGGAAAAGTGTATTTCTTTTCCAAGGAGGCTGAGGACAAGCCCACAAAAAGCGAAGTATATTTCCGAAGCGGTTATTTACACAATTTATGTTCGGAATTAATTAAGTAATAAAATCTTTTGTCTCAACCTCTTTCTTAGATAAGCTTTATAAAATAATTTTTATATTTTGCTATACCCTAGCTTTCTAGAAACACTTCTTCCAGTTTTCATAATTTGCTCTGCCAAATAATTCAACCGCTCTTTCGTAAGATTAAAATCAACAAATCCAATACTTACTGCACCTATCACCTTATTCAAGTGATTAAATACGGGGGCAGCTACAGAGGATGTGCCAGGAGTCCGTTCGCTGTGACTCTCACTAAATCCTTGCTGTTTTATGAGATTCAATTGGTTTTGGAATGCTTCTCTTTCCTTTATTTCTACTAAAGCATTAATAATTTCCTCTGCTTGATATTTAGGCATATTCGCAAGCATTGCTTTGTTTGCTGCCCCAATATTCATCGGAATCCGTATACCTAACTGATCATAGATACGAATTTGTTTTTGTGAATCTATCCGTTCTATGATTAAGGCAGATAAGCCATCTGGCTTGTTAAAATAAACGGTCTCTCCTGTTTCATACATCAACTTTTCCAATTCAGTGCGAACTACTTCGCTAAAATCCAAATTATCATATAGCTGTAAACCATACTTTAGCCATGTATTGCCTAGTCGGTAAAATTTTGTCCCTTGATTTTGCTCAATTAATCCATGTTTTATCATTCCGTTTAAAAGCCTATGCATTGTACTGAGTGGAAGGTTGCATCGCTTGGAAAGTACTGATATAGAAAGTTCTCTCTCCTCGCTAGATGATAATATTTCTGTAATTTGCATTATCCGATCGATCGTTTGCATCGAATCTATCCCCTTCATTTAATTTGTTGATACTTCATAGTAATCTAAAAATTTAGATCAGCCAGTATTGACAATAGGTTGTTAAGGCTATTATAATCATTTTAATATTTCCTGTAAAAAGAAAAGTTTTCCGTTAAACGGAAAAGGAGGGTGAAAGATGGCTTATAGTAATTCCATGTTTAAAAAAATGAAGCATGTTATTGTAAAGCATCCAAAAGATGCCTTTATTAGTCAAGAACATTTAAGCAATGAATGGAAAACATTCAATTATATAGAAGAGCCAGATTATAAAGAGGCAATACAAGAATATGAGCAATTTTTGTCTATTTTAAAAGAACATGTCGAACAAATAGATTTTTTGCCTGCATCTAATAAGACAGGCCTTGATTCATTGTATGCACATGACCCTGTTAAGTTTACAAATGAAGGCGCAATTATATTAAAATCTGGAAAAGCGCTGAGACAACCTGAAGCAGAGGTTTTTCAAAAATTTTTGGAAGAAAAAAATATCCCGGTTATTGGTAGACTTTCCGGTGGTGCAGTATCAGATGGTGGAGATATTGTGTGGCTGGATGATCGGACATTGGCAGTTGGGCGAGGATATCGTACAAATGATGAAGCAATCAGGCAGCTAAGAGCAATGACAGAGGGAATGGTTGATGAGTTTATTGTTGTGCAGTTGCCACATGATCAAGGCGAAGAAGAATGTTTACATCTAATGTCCTTTATCAGTATGGTTGATAAAGACTTGGCCGTTGTTCATTCCCGTCTAATGCCTGTATTTTTTAGACAGTTATTAATCGAGCGTGGAATTCAATTGATTGAAGTCTCCAAAGAAGAATATGATAATCTAGGCTGTAATGTACTAGCATTGGCACCAAGAGTTTGTGTTATATCAGCTGGTAATGAGGAAACGAAAAGGAAACTAGAAGAAGCAGGGGCTACGGTATATGAATATAAAGGTACGGAGATTTCCTATAAAGGAACAGGTGGTCCTACATGTTTGACAAGCCCTGTTGTGCGAGTATGATAGAAAATGTTTAAATAGATAATCGTACAATAGAAAGAAGTTACTTAAATGGTCTGACAATAAGTGATTTAAGAAAGCATAGCCACGAAACATTACTTTTTCAACATGATGCTATAATTCGACACAATGAACAGATTTGTTTTATGTCGATTCCCGATGTTTTAAATTGTCGAGGAAAAATTTTTTATCAATAAAGAGAAATTTAGGATGGGAAAGAGGTCAGGATAATGATAGAGAGAAAATGGGGAACCCCCGAAAGTTTAAAGGAATTGCTTTTGGAAGTTGTCAGTTGGAAAAGCATGACATTAACAGAAGGAGAACGTCAATTTCCAGTAAAACTGAAGAAGAAACTGGAAGCAGTTCCCTATTTTCAAGAGAATTCTAATTATCTGGCACTTCATGAGGCTGACTTAGGAAGGAAGTTTTTAACAGCCCTTTATAAACATCCTGAAGCAAGGGAGACCATCTGTTTAATCAGTCATTTTGATACAGTGAATACAGAAGAATATGGAGACCTTGAGCCACTGGCAACACAGCCCGAAAAAATAACAAAAGCTTTACATGATCGGAAAAATGAATTGCCACAGGATGCACGAGAAGATTTGGAGTCAGGTGAATACTTATTTGGTCGTGGTACGATGGACATGAAAATGGGGTTAGTCCTTCATATGTCTCTTATTGAAAAAGCAAGTGTGGAGAAATGGCCAATTAATTTATTGCTATTGACTGTTCCTGACGAGGAAGTTAACTCTTCAGGGATGAGATGTGCCGTGGAAACATTAATCACTTTACAACAGAATTATAATTTAACCTATAAATTATTCCTGAACAGTGAGCCAGTTTTCACAGAGGAATCAAATCAGCATTATTTGTATACTGGTACCATTGGGAAAATGTTACCTGCAGCTCTTATTTATGGAAAAGAAACACATGCAGGGAAACCATTGAGCGGCTTAACATCGCCTTATATAACATCTTATCTGACACAAGAAATGGAATTTAATGATTTATTTCAAGAGACTTCCTATAGTGAAACATCACCTCTTCCAGTGACTTTGCAACAAAAGGATCTAAAGATGGAATACTCGACGCAAACACCATACCGCTCAGCAGCATTATATAATATTTTTTTGATGGAGCGGAATGCAAATGAGGTGTTTCATTTATTCGAACAGGTGGCTGAAACTGCAGCGAAGAAATGTAATGTTGACTACCAGCAAATTTGTCAAAAACAGCAAATGAATCCAATTGGCGAAGTAAAGGTAATTCGTTATAAGGATTTACTAGACTGCGCCATACGCAAATTTGGAGTTGAATTTATCGAGCAGATAAAAGAAGATGTACATGCTCATGAAGAATGGGATGATCGCGAAAAATCATTGCGCATAACGGATAGATTGATGATCGAATGTCAGGAATTAGGTCCAGCAATCGTTGTTTTATTAGCACCTCCTTATTATCCAGCAGTTAATTCAACAGGAAATGAATTAATTGAGACTTGTACGGATTTTGTATCTAAAACAGCAGCAGAGAAATTTGGGCTTTCGATAGAACGAAAACACTATTTTAATGGTTTATGTGATTTGAGTTATGTAAACTATTCTGGATCTAGTCAGGGATGGACTTCTTTTGAGGAAAATACGCCAGTCTGGGGAAATAGCTATACGATTCCATTTGAAAGTATGAAACAATTAAATGCACCAGTATTAAATGTTGGACCGTTAGGAAAAGATGCACATAAACGTACAGAGCGATTGCATATGCGAAATGCGTTTGAAGAAGTACCAATTATTTTAGAAGAGATGATTGGGATGATAGCTGAAATATATGGAAAAGATATGGTAAAAATTCGCTGACAGAGAATCAAAAAATACAGACAAAATAGATGTCTGTATTTTTTTGTGCGCTAGATTACTTATCACAACGAAAGAAGCATAATTAGCTCATTTAATATCAAACATCTAACACAAGACAAAATCTAAATATTTTTGTCATTTCTCCAATTCATGTTAAGAAACTCCATCATTTGAGAATTTTTTAATAAAAAATATCAAACATCGATAAACCCTTTTCACCCTTCACTAATTAGATTTAAAAAGCGGTTGTATGAGGTGAATAGTCATTAATTTTTATTTTTCTACATACATAAAAGTAGTGTATCTTTAATAAAAATTTACTAATGATTTTGAATTAATTAAATTGGCAAAAAATAAAATACTGTGCTAAAATAGCACGTGAATTGAATTCTGGAACAATATTTCAATATATGAAATAAGGGGGAGTTTTTTTGAAGAAAAGGTGGATTTTGTTACTTTTGGTTGGAATGCTTACTGTATTAGCAGCTTGTGGATTTTCAGGGCCAGAAGAAAGTGAAGATGCTGAAGGGCCAGATGATGGAAATGATAGTACTGAAGAACCTGCTAGTGCTGAGGCTGATTCAGAACAAGTGCTTAATTTAACAACAACCTCAGAGATTGCTTCTCTAGATATTAAAGAAGAGCATGGAGTATTAACGCCAATAGCAAATACGAGAGAAGGATTATATTATATAGATAGGGATCACCAACCTGCATTAGCTGGTGCTGAGAGTCATGATATCAGTGATGATGGTTTAGTTCATACATTTACGATTCGTGATAATGTTTGGTCGAACGGAGATCCAGTAACAGCACATGACTATGAATACTCATGGAAGCGAATGGTTGGAGAAGTTGGATATTATGCTTATTCAT contains the following coding sequences:
- a CDS encoding IclR family transcriptional regulator; the encoded protein is MQTIDRIMQITEILSSSEERELSISVLSKRCNLPLSTMHRLLNGMIKHGLIEQNQGTKFYRLGNTWLKYGLQLYDNLDFSEVVRTELEKLMYETGETVYFNKPDGLSALIIERIDSQKQIRIYDQLGIRIPMNIGAANKAMLANMPKYQAEEIINALVEIKEREAFQNQLNLIKQQGFSESHSERTPGTSSVAAPVFNHLNKVIGAVSIGFVDFNLTKERLNYLAEQIMKTGRSVSRKLGYSKI
- a CDS encoding dimethylarginine dimethylaminohydrolase family protein, yielding MAYSNSMFKKMKHVIVKHPKDAFISQEHLSNEWKTFNYIEEPDYKEAIQEYEQFLSILKEHVEQIDFLPASNKTGLDSLYAHDPVKFTNEGAIILKSGKALRQPEAEVFQKFLEEKNIPVIGRLSGGAVSDGGDIVWLDDRTLAVGRGYRTNDEAIRQLRAMTEGMVDEFIVVQLPHDQGEEECLHLMSFISMVDKDLAVVHSRLMPVFFRQLLIERGIQLIEVSKEEYDNLGCNVLALAPRVCVISAGNEETKRKLEEAGATVYEYKGTEISYKGTGGPTCLTSPVVRV
- a CDS encoding M20/M25/M40 family metallo-hydrolase codes for the protein MIERKWGTPESLKELLLEVVSWKSMTLTEGERQFPVKLKKKLEAVPYFQENSNYLALHEADLGRKFLTALYKHPEARETICLISHFDTVNTEEYGDLEPLATQPEKITKALHDRKNELPQDAREDLESGEYLFGRGTMDMKMGLVLHMSLIEKASVEKWPINLLLLTVPDEEVNSSGMRCAVETLITLQQNYNLTYKLFLNSEPVFTEESNQHYLYTGTIGKMLPAALIYGKETHAGKPLSGLTSPYITSYLTQEMEFNDLFQETSYSETSPLPVTLQQKDLKMEYSTQTPYRSAALYNIFLMERNANEVFHLFEQVAETAAKKCNVDYQQICQKQQMNPIGEVKVIRYKDLLDCAIRKFGVEFIEQIKEDVHAHEEWDDREKSLRITDRLMIECQELGPAIVVLLAPPYYPAVNSTGNELIETCTDFVSKTAAEKFGLSIERKHYFNGLCDLSYVNYSGSSQGWTSFEENTPVWGNSYTIPFESMKQLNAPVLNVGPLGKDAHKRTERLHMRNAFEEVPIILEEMIGMIAEIYGKDMVKIR